The window AAAAACTCCGGTCATTACTACAAAAGGAGGATGTTTCAACGAAACCGGAGGACAAAATTCCTTGTATATTTCTCCATACAATGTTTCGGAAATGACTGAAGCAATCAATAGAATTTTGTACGATACCAATTTGCAAAAAACGATAGCTGCTTCAGGTTTTGAATTTGTTCAAAAATTTAATGAAGACATAGTAGCTTCAAATATTTTTTCTCTTTACCAAAAATTGTTATCGTAATAATTATTCAATTAAACAATTATTCAATTAAACAATTAAACAACTAAACAATTAAAACATGTCAGTATTATTAGAATTTTCGATGTTCCCAACAGATAAGGGAGACAGTGTGAGCAAATATGTAAGCAAATTGATAGATATGATCAGGAATAGTGATTTTCCATACAAACTTACAGCTATGGGCACCATCATCGAAACCGAAACTATGGATGAAGCTCTTGGAATTGTAAAAAAATCGCATGAAATTCTCGCAGAAGATTCAAATCGAGTATATTCATCAATAAAATTAGATATTCAGAAAAATAAATCGAATCGTTTAGAAGGAAAAATTGCTTCTATTGAATCGAAAATTGGTATCGTAAATAAATAGTGGTAATAAGAAAACGTCAAATACTGCCTTGTCTTTGACGCTTTCTTAATAAGCACTTGAAAATAGATAGTTTTTTTAGAGACACTAAATAGTTTTATTAAAATCGTCAAATAGTAAATATTCAGCAAATATGAATTTCAGGAAACAGAATATCTTTTTATTTTCGATAATTTTAACTTGTTTACTCTTTTCTTGCAAAGATTCCAGATGGGGAGGACAATCGCCTCTAAAAAAAGTAAGTACTCATAATCAGCCCATTCAGCAACAATTGAAAACAACTTTTGATATTGGAAATGGGATTTATGCCTCAAACGAATTTGCAGGAGCCAGACTTAATGGAATTGTCCTATCGAATGATACAATTGTTGCATTAATAAATCCGGAAAATACACCAATAAATAGCAGCCCTTGGTATTCGTTCAAAATTTGGAGCAATTCAGAACAAACTATACAATTAAGACTTAGCTATCTGCATGGTGTTAAACATCGATATTATCCGAAACTTAGCCACGATGGCATAGTATGGAACAATCTTGATTCTGCAAATTTCTCGAAAGGATTTGTAAAACCTGAAAATAATGAGAGAGAATTGGCGGACAATATTACTATCAAACTTTCGATTGGGACTGATACATTATGGATTTCGGCGCAAGAATTAATTACATCGAAACACGTTTTAAATTGGACCGAAAAAATGGCAGCAAAACCATTTGTGTCCTTTACTGAAATTAGCAATAGTACCGAAGGCAGACCAATAAATATGCTAAAAATTGGCAATAGCGACGATAAAAAAATGATAATCGTTCTGGCAAGGCAGCATCCTCCCGAAGTTTCGGGCTATTTGGCAATGAAATCTTTTGTAGAAACTATTTGCGAAGAAAATGATATTGCCATAAAATTCAGAAAACAATACAATACTTACGTAGTACCGCTTGTAAATCCTGATGGAGTTGATAATGGACATTGGCGGCACAATTCAGGCGGGATTGATTTGAACCGAGATTGGGAGCATTTTAATCAAATCGAAACACAGCTAATTAGAGATTTCATGCAAAATAAAATTCAAACAAGTGGCGGAAAATTTTATTTTGGAATCGATTTTCACTCAACTTGGGAAGATATATATTATACTATCAACCCGAATTTGATGGGCAACATGCCAGGGCTTGTTCCAAAAATGATTGATTCGACAAGTAAAGAAATCCAAGACTACGAAGCAAATATCCTCCCTACTGAAGATGATGTAAACAAAATTAGTTCGCTCACATATTTCTTTTACGAGTTTGGTGCAGAATCATTAGTTTACGAATCGGGCGACGAAACTCCAAGACATTTCATTGAAAGAAAAGCAGAAATAACTGCACAAAAATTAATTGAGTTAATGTTAGAATAAGAACTTTTTAGAAGGTCCCTCAAATAAGTTTTGGACTAATATTCATCTTTCCAAAAGTTTTTGAACTTTTGGAAAGATGCTGCTAAAATCTAATTCGCCGGATAAAGCAAAGTATCAGCCGCCAGCATTTTTATTTGGTAGCCTTCGCCGGGGTTCATGTTTCCTATGTTGTTGATACCGTACATTGGCCAATAAACCAAACCGGAACCATTTTTCACTACATATAAATTAGATGTAATTCCTGCAAGCATACTTCCGATAGCTCCACTATTTTGGCGAAGATAGCCAATTATGCTCCAATCTTGATTTAGGGCTAATGGTGACCACTGTGGGAAAGCCGCAATTCCAGATATTTCAAGAATATTAAAGGTGTTCATTTTTATGATATAACCTTCGCCAAGCAGAAAATCGCCTATGGTATTTACATTATACACTGGCCAAAAAGTCTGCCCGACATCGTTTTTCATAAGTACCATATCAGAGGCTACATCGACAAAAACCGTATCGCAATCGGGGACGTAAGGATCTACATAGCTCGAAATAATTGACCAGCCCTGATTTAGATTTATAAAATGTTTGGTATGGTCGGGGATGTATTGAGTTGCTTTTAATAAAAAAACATCTAAACTGCCAGGGAAAAAGCTAGGAGAACTAAGACTGTCAAATTGAACGTCTGGATTTCCAAAAAACCTGCCCGCTATAAATATGTTGTATTCATCATCAACTACAATTTTGTTTGGTTTTACACCATGTGATGTCTCGAGAGGCATTATCCATTGTTTTTCTCCTGTTGTGCTAAATTTACAAAAATATGGTGCTTCAAGTGGATTATCAATTGCCGTATTAATTGTGTCAGAGTCAAAATATAATGTGTCATTATTGTAAATATGAAAAGTTAAATAGGCATTATCGTCTTTATCGCATGCAATGGCAGGCTCTCTATTTCCATCAAGGTGCCCTGCGTTATTAGTATATTTTGTCCATAACAGATTCCCATTTGGACTAAGTTTAACTAAAAATGAATTGTCATTATAAAAACCAGTACCGGAGGCAGATGACCAAATCGTATCATTATTTATAAAAAATGTAGTACATTTAGATCTACCGCAAAGCAAGATATAGTTCGAACTATCAACTTCTAAATCATATAAATTGCTTGCCAAATCGCCCCCAAATGGAACATTCCATAGAAGATTTCCATTAGTATCAAATTTTAAAAGATAAGTAACATAACTATTATTTGCAGGCAAAGTGCTACCGCCAACATTTAAAGGTGTAACATTGTATCTTTGAATATAATATATGTCTCCAAAAGCATCAACTACAAGGTCAGTTGGCTCATTATTAGCAGACGAGAAGATTCTTTTTATCCAAAGCTCATTGCCAAGCGAATCGTATTTTGCTATAAAAGCATCTTCGCTGCCCGAATTTCCAATTGTTGTACCTGCGAAGCTTAATGTTGGGCTGTCGTAATAGCCGGTAATAATAACATTTCCATTATTATCTATAACAATATTTGAAGCATAGTCATCCCCAGAGCCTAATATTACTTTTAATGAAATTGGATTTCCTAATGTATCTTGTTTTGTAACAAAAACATCTCTGGTCTGAGTAATGGGTGTTGTTGAGCTACCATAATTGTATGAGCCCCAAGTAGATCTTGACATGATTGAGTACATGAAACTACTGCTTTCTTGGAATCCTGATATGGAGGAAGTAAGTATATCTGGTACCTTAATGATTGAATTAATGTTTCCATATTCATTAAAATTAAACAGACAATTATTACTTCCAATAAAAAAAGTATCAATTAGAAATATGGTATCTGAATTTCCTGCAGCAGGCGATTCAATCACTAATTTGATGCCGCCATTGCTATTTGAGTAAATACATTTAGGATGATCATCATTTTCATTCCCCATTGTTCTAAGCCAGTCATAACTAATAATCTGTGTAAATCCAAAAAGGAAGGAAAAAATTAGATATAGAAGGATTAAATATTTCTTCATAATCATATTAATTTAATAAACGATTTTTTAGTTTCTAATAAGACGTTT of the Bacteroidota bacterium genome contains:
- a CDS encoding MTH1187 family thiamine-binding protein translates to MSVLLEFSMFPTDKGDSVSKYVSKLIDMIRNSDFPYKLTAMGTIIETETMDEALGIVKKSHEILAEDSNRVYSSIKLDIQKNKSNRLEGKIASIESKIGIVNK